One window from the genome of Deltaproteobacteria bacterium encodes:
- the rpsP gene encoding 30S ribosomal protein S16 → MAVKIRLARHGSKKNPVYRIVVAHSESPRDGRYIAQLGLYDPTRSPALVRFQADALAAWLKKGARPTQTVAQLIRRAGASTSDVPA, encoded by the coding sequence ATGGCAGTGAAGATCCGTCTCGCCCGTCACGGCAGCAAGAAGAACCCGGTGTACCGCATCGTCGTCGCGCACTCGGAGTCGCCGCGCGACGGCCGTTACATCGCGCAGCTGGGGCTCTACGACCCGACCCGCTCACCTGCCCTCGTCCGGTTCCAGGCCGATGCCCTCGCCGCGTGGCTCAAGAAGGGCGCCCGACCGACGCAGACCGTCGCCCAGCTCATTCGCCGGGCCGGCGCCAGCACCTCCGATGTGCCAGCGTGA
- a CDS encoding KH domain-containing protein, producing MKELVAFLAKQLVSQPDAVEVRETQGETASVLELKVAKEDLGRVIGKQGRTAKAIRTILNAAASRTNRKVVLEILEEG from the coding sequence ATGAAGGAACTGGTTGCATTTTTGGCCAAGCAGCTCGTCAGCCAGCCTGACGCGGTGGAGGTGAGGGAGACCCAGGGCGAAACGGCCTCCGTGCTCGAGCTCAAGGTCGCGAAGGAGGATCTGGGTCGGGTGATCGGCAAGCAGGGCCGCACCGCCAAGGCGATCCGCACCATCCTGAATGCCGCGGCGTCCCGGACCAACCGCAAGGTCGTCCTCGAGATCCTCGAAGAGGGCTGA
- the rimM gene encoding 16S rRNA processing protein RimM: protein MPRRPGPTARSSSRSSKRAEGAAGAPPETRAGWLAVGEVVAAHGLHGLLRVRAYQPPAPSLAPDRLIRLEQAAAGREARIASAAPHGRGLVLVALTGVGDRAAAEALVGSRVLVRTADLPPAADDEFYYYEVVGFRVETAGGEQLGTLVATLATGANDVWVVRTADREHLIPVVAEVVRAIDRAGRRVVIEPPPGLLD, encoded by the coding sequence ATGCCGCGGCGTCCCGGACCAACCGCAAGGTCGTCCTCGAGATCCTCGAAGAGGGCTGAGGGGGCCGCGGGCGCGCCTCCGGAGACGCGGGCGGGCTGGCTCGCAGTCGGCGAGGTGGTCGCCGCGCACGGACTGCACGGCCTGCTGCGGGTACGGGCCTACCAGCCGCCCGCACCGAGCCTCGCGCCCGATCGGCTCATCCGGCTCGAGCAGGCCGCCGCCGGGCGCGAGGCCCGCATCGCGTCGGCCGCGCCGCATGGCCGCGGGCTCGTCCTCGTCGCGCTCACCGGCGTCGGGGACCGCGCCGCAGCCGAGGCGCTGGTCGGGAGCCGGGTCCTCGTCCGGACGGCGGACCTGCCTCCTGCCGCCGACGACGAGTTCTACTACTATGAGGTGGTGGGCTTCCGGGTGGAGACGGCCGGCGGCGAGCAGCTCGGTACGCTCGTGGCGACGCTCGCGACCGGCGCCAACGACGTCTGGGTCGTGCGCACCGCCGACCGCGAGCACCTGATTCCCGTGGTCGCGGAGGTGGTGCGCGCGATCGACCGGGCCGGCCGGCGGGTGGTGATCGAGCCACCGCCCGGCCTCCTCGACTGA
- the trmD gene encoding tRNA (guanosine(37)-N1)-methyltransferase TrmD, protein MRVHVLTLFPEMFGSPLAAGVLRRARERGALEVSLHQLRDYAGGRHLQVDDTPYGGGQGMVMKPEPLVAAIEHIAAADAPRRILLSPQGAAFSHERARALASERSLLLLCARYEGLDERVKRHVDEELSIGDYVLSGGELAALVVLDAVARLLPGVLGNVASPADDSFATGLLEHPQYTRPEEFRGVRVPDVLLSGEHAAIARWRREQSLRLTLERRPDLLARAPLDATDRAFLRTLGWEQGDE, encoded by the coding sequence ATGCGCGTCCACGTCCTCACGCTCTTTCCCGAGATGTTCGGCTCCCCGCTCGCGGCCGGCGTCCTGCGCCGCGCCCGCGAGCGGGGCGCCCTCGAGGTCTCGCTCCACCAGCTCCGCGACTATGCGGGCGGCCGCCACCTTCAGGTGGACGACACACCCTACGGCGGCGGCCAGGGCATGGTGATGAAACCCGAGCCGCTGGTCGCCGCCATCGAGCACATCGCCGCCGCCGACGCGCCCCGGCGCATCCTCCTCTCGCCGCAGGGCGCCGCGTTCAGCCACGAGCGTGCGCGAGCGCTCGCCAGCGAGCGCTCGCTGCTATTGCTCTGCGCCCGCTACGAGGGCCTCGACGAGCGCGTGAAGCGTCACGTCGACGAGGAGCTGTCGATCGGCGACTACGTGCTCAGCGGCGGCGAGCTGGCCGCGCTCGTCGTCCTCGACGCCGTGGCGCGGCTCCTGCCCGGCGTCCTCGGCAACGTCGCCTCACCCGCCGACGACTCCTTCGCGACGGGGCTCCTCGAGCATCCGCAGTACACCCGCCCCGAGGAGTTCCGCGGCGTCCGCGTGCCCGACGTCCTGCTCTCCGGCGAGCACGCCGCCATCGCCCGCTGGCGCCGCGAGCAGTCGCTGCGCCTCACGCTCGAACGCCGCCCCGACCTCCTCGCCCGCGCCCCCCTCGACGCCACGGATCGCGCCTTCCTCCGCACGCTCGGCTGGGAGCAGGGAGACGAGTAG
- a CDS encoding RNA methyltransferase: MADLYLALLHHPVYDKNGAIVTTAVTNMDVHDIGRLARTFDARAFYVATPVPTLHRLVERIIRHWETGAGAAYNETRKEALALVRLAHDLDAAVADIERETGRLPRLVATSAREGPARLSFASLRRRLGADGPPELLVFGTGWGLAAEVIARADDVLEPIRGTSGYNHISVRSAVAIILDRLRHDR, translated from the coding sequence ATGGCCGACCTCTATCTCGCCCTCCTCCACCACCCGGTCTACGACAAGAACGGTGCGATCGTGACGACCGCCGTCACCAACATGGACGTGCACGACATCGGGCGCCTGGCGCGGACCTTCGACGCGCGTGCTTTCTACGTGGCCACGCCCGTTCCCACGCTTCACCGCCTCGTCGAGCGCATCATCCGGCACTGGGAGACGGGTGCGGGCGCCGCCTACAACGAGACGCGCAAGGAGGCGCTGGCGCTGGTCCGCCTGGCGCACGACCTCGACGCCGCCGTGGCCGACATCGAGCGTGAGACCGGCCGGCTGCCGAGGCTCGTCGCGACCAGCGCGCGCGAGGGGCCGGCCCGGCTTTCCTTCGCGTCACTGCGCCGCCGGCTCGGCGCAGACGGTCCGCCCGAGCTCCTGGTCTTCGGCACGGGCTGGGGCCTCGCGGCCGAGGTCATCGCCCGGGCCGACGACGTGCTCGAGCCGATCCGCGGCACGAGCGGGTACAACCACATCTCCGTGCGCAGCGCGGTGGCCATCATCCTTGACCGGCTGCGCCACGACCGCTAA
- a CDS encoding 50S ribosomal protein L19 translates to MNPIDRIEAEQLRKDVPPFKPGDTVRVHVRVVEGDKERIQVFEGTVIRRSGGGSREMFTVRKTSYGVGVERTFPVHSPRVDRLEVVARGAVRRAKLYYLRERMGRAARVTEEASKG, encoded by the coding sequence ATGAATCCGATCGACCGCATCGAGGCGGAGCAGCTCCGCAAGGACGTCCCGCCCTTCAAGCCGGGCGACACCGTGCGGGTGCACGTGCGCGTGGTCGAGGGCGACAAGGAGCGCATCCAGGTCTTCGAGGGAACCGTGATCAGGCGCAGCGGCGGCGGCAGCCGCGAGATGTTCACGGTCCGCAAGACGTCGTACGGGGTGGGTGTGGAGCGCACCTTTCCCGTCCATTCGCCACGCGTCGACCGCCTCGAGGTGGTCGCGCGCGGGGCGGTGCGCCGGGCGAAGCTCTACTACCTGCGCGAGCGCATGGGTCGGGCCGCGCGCGTCACCGAAGAGGCGAGCAAGGGCTGA
- a CDS encoding polymer-forming cytoskeletal protein, with amino-acid sequence MAEAKPVNGNAWQEVRVSLGPDAEVTGKLSFTVPTRIEGKLKGEVRATDLLVVGPQAIVHASVQAEKLIVLGEIRGEVRQASRVEICTGGRLFGDVETKCLVVQEGATFDGNSRMGGQRPDAPAAAK; translated from the coding sequence ATGGCAGAGGCAAAGCCAGTGAACGGAAACGCGTGGCAGGAGGTCCGGGTGTCGCTCGGGCCCGACGCCGAGGTGACGGGCAAGCTGTCCTTCACGGTCCCGACCCGGATCGAGGGGAAGCTGAAGGGCGAGGTGCGGGCCACCGACCTCCTGGTGGTCGGTCCCCAGGCCATCGTGCACGCGAGCGTGCAGGCGGAGAAGCTCATCGTCCTCGGCGAGATCCGCGGCGAGGTGCGGCAGGCGAGCCGGGTCGAGATCTGCACCGGCGGACGGCTCTTCGGCGACGTCGAGACGAAGTGCCTCGTCGTTCAGGAGGGGGCCACCTTCGACGGCAACTCCCGCATGGGGGGCCAGCGGCCCGACGCCCCCGCAGCTGCAAAGTGA
- a CDS encoding ABC transporter ATP-binding protein, with amino-acid sequence MNLAPLVEVRDLHKRYPLGGGLFGRARAWVHAVEGVSLAIRAGETLGLVGESGCGKSTLGRLMLRLLEPTAGDVRFDGRSLLALSPRELRAMRRQMQIIFQDPYGSLNPRMRVAGIVGEGLAIHRVGTRRERRARVAELLELVGLPPDAGKRYPHEFSGGQRQRIGIARALAVGPRFIVADEAVSALDVSIQAQILNLLQDLQRRLGLTLLFIAHDLRVVEHVSDRVAIMYLGRIVECGPREEIYRNPRHPYTRTLLSAVPVPDPRRRKQRMTLGGDVPSPVSPPPGCAFHPRCGHALEVCRRETPPLETGRGGHAVACHVFPAEGVSTADG; translated from the coding sequence ATGAACCTTGCCCCCCTGGTTGAGGTCCGCGACCTCCACAAGCGCTACCCGCTCGGCGGCGGCCTCTTCGGCCGCGCGCGCGCCTGGGTGCACGCGGTGGAGGGGGTGTCGCTCGCCATCCGCGCGGGGGAGACGCTCGGCCTGGTCGGCGAGTCGGGGTGCGGCAAGTCGACGCTCGGCCGCCTGATGCTCCGGCTGCTCGAGCCGACCGCCGGCGACGTCCGGTTCGACGGGCGTTCGCTGCTGGCGCTCTCGCCGCGCGAGCTGCGCGCCATGCGCCGCCAGATGCAGATCATCTTCCAGGACCCCTACGGCTCGCTCAATCCGCGCATGCGCGTCGCCGGCATCGTGGGCGAGGGGCTCGCCATCCACAGAGTCGGGACGCGCCGCGAACGACGCGCGCGCGTCGCGGAGCTGCTCGAGCTCGTCGGCCTGCCTCCCGACGCGGGCAAGCGCTATCCGCACGAGTTCAGCGGCGGGCAGCGGCAGCGGATCGGCATTGCCCGCGCGCTCGCCGTCGGGCCGCGCTTCATCGTCGCCGACGAGGCCGTGTCGGCGCTGGACGTCTCCATCCAGGCCCAGATCCTCAATCTCCTGCAGGACCTGCAGCGGCGGCTCGGTCTCACGCTGCTCTTCATCGCGCACGACCTCCGCGTCGTCGAGCACGTGAGCGACCGGGTGGCGATCATGTACCTCGGCCGGATCGTCGAATGCGGGCCGCGCGAAGAGATTTACAGGAACCCCCGACATCCCTATACTCGCACCCTTCTGTCAGCGGTGCCCGTCCCCGATCCGCGACGGAGGAAGCAACGTATGACGCTGGGAGGTGACGTGCCGAGTCCGGTCAGCCCACCGCCCGGGTGCGCCTTCCACCCGCGCTGCGGGCACGCCCTGGAGGTGTGCCGGCGGGAGACGCCGCCTCTCGAGACCGGGCGCGGCGGCCACGCGGTCGCCTGTCACGTGTTTCCGGCGGAGGGTGTGTCGACGGCCGACGGCTAG
- a CDS encoding ABC transporter ATP-binding protein, with translation MTAGAPVEPAAARPLLEVGDLRTVFALEEGVVRAVDGVSLALERGRVLGLVGESGCGKTMTALSLMRLVPPPGRIVGGHVRLEGCDLLRLPEREMRAVRGAGLAMIFQEPMTSLNPVFTVGSQIAEAIRLHRRVGRRAAWSRAVELLDEVGIPEPERRARDYPHRLSGGMRQRVMIAIAISCEPRVLIADEPTTALDVTIQAEILDLLRTLRERHGMAVVLITHDLGVVAEQADEVAIMYAGRIVEHASVLDIFERPLHPYTQALLRSMPGLGGERRSRLEAIPGQVPDLLHLPSGCHFRDRCPKAIDRCAAEDPPLEEKARGHAAACIRV, from the coding sequence ATGACCGCCGGCGCGCCCGTCGAGCCCGCTGCCGCGCGACCGCTCCTCGAGGTGGGCGACCTCCGTACGGTCTTCGCCCTGGAGGAGGGAGTGGTGCGCGCGGTCGACGGCGTGTCGCTCGCGCTCGAGCGCGGCCGAGTGCTCGGCCTGGTCGGCGAGTCGGGCTGCGGCAAGACGATGACCGCGCTCTCCCTCATGCGGCTCGTGCCTCCGCCCGGGCGGATCGTCGGCGGGCACGTGCGCCTCGAGGGGTGCGATCTGCTGCGCCTGCCCGAGCGCGAGATGCGTGCCGTCCGCGGCGCCGGCCTGGCGATGATATTCCAGGAGCCGATGACCTCGCTCAATCCGGTCTTCACCGTCGGCAGCCAGATCGCCGAGGCCATCCGGCTGCACCGGCGCGTCGGCCGCCGGGCCGCGTGGAGCCGCGCCGTCGAGCTGCTCGACGAGGTCGGCATTCCGGAGCCCGAGCGCCGCGCGCGCGACTACCCGCACCGCCTCTCGGGCGGCATGCGGCAGCGGGTGATGATCGCCATCGCCATCTCGTGCGAGCCGCGCGTGCTGATCGCCGACGAGCCCACCACCGCGCTCGACGTCACCATCCAGGCGGAGATCCTCGATCTCCTGCGCACGCTGCGCGAGCGCCACGGCATGGCGGTGGTCCTCATCACGCACGACCTCGGGGTGGTGGCCGAGCAGGCGGACGAGGTGGCGATCATGTATGCCGGCCGGATCGTCGAGCATGCTTCCGTGCTCGACATCTTCGAGCGCCCGCTCCACCCCTACACGCAGGCGCTCCTGCGCTCGATGCCCGGCCTCGGCGGCGAGCGGCGCAGCCGGCTCGAGGCGATTCCCGGGCAGGTCCCGGACCTGCTGCACCTGCCGAGCGGCTGTCACTTCCGTGACCGCTGCCCGAAGGCGATCGACCGCTGCGCCGCGGAGGATCCGCCGCTCGAGGAGAAGGCCCGCGGCCACGCGGCCGCCTGCATCCGGGTATGA